Proteins co-encoded in one Thermochromatium tepidum ATCC 43061 genomic window:
- the infB gene encoding translation initiation factor IF-2, which produces MSEVTVKQLASTVGIPVERLLAQLKDAGIRAGNADSTLTEQEKVQLLAYLRRSHGKDAGEADGGPGQVTIKRKSVSELRVPAAAPPRGNTLNSRPMPTARGGKTVSVEVRRKRTYVKRADEPATGAEPTPKRSSNDRARTGRERAAATSAVIDEARRRAALEAMRAEQEARRLAELEEQGRRAREEEARLAEERRQAAEARRRAEAEEEARLRAEREAADRQALELSHEAVIEPMVEADDPETERRVRRTETVKPKKAAKKAAEPIERDREKDRPAKKIIRREVAPVRVRDIAVAARGDYEDLESPGSHGPRRRKKPAKPQLQDKHAFQKPTAPVVREVEIPETITVAELANRMSVKASAVVKELFKQGMMVTINQNLDRDTAILVVEEMGHKAIVADERDAEGALLDEMQEQEGQFEALPRPPVVTIMGHVDHGKTSLLDYIRRTRVASGEAGGITQHIGAYHVETPKGTVTFLDTPGHAAFSAMRARGAKVTDIVVLVVAADDGVMPQTVEAIQHARAAGVPLIVAINKMDKPEANPDRVMQELAQHEVLVEDWGGDTMMVRVSAKTGTGIDELLDAILLQAEVLELKAPVEGPARGAIIESSLDKGRGPVATVLVQSGTLKRGDIIVSGGEYGRVRAMFNESGSPVESAGPSIPVQVLGLSGTPNAGDDVITVSDERRAREVAELRAARSRQSRFDEQRGMSLDQLFTQFKDGEQKTVNLILKADVQGSLEALRESLLKLSNDEVKVAIVASGVGGITESDANLAVTSNAILLGFNVRADAAARRVVEEKGLDLRYYSVIYELIDAVKQAISGLLSPIVTEEIIGLAEVRDVFRSSKFGAIAGCMVVEGVIKRNNPIRVLRNNVVIYEGSLESLRRFKDDVSEVKHGLECGIGVKNYNDVQPGDQIEVFERTEKARLL; this is translated from the coding sequence ATGAGTGAAGTCACGGTCAAGCAACTCGCCTCAACGGTCGGCATTCCGGTCGAGCGACTCCTCGCCCAGCTGAAGGATGCAGGTATCCGTGCCGGCAATGCGGACTCGACGCTGACGGAGCAAGAGAAGGTGCAATTGCTCGCCTATCTACGTCGTAGTCATGGCAAGGATGCGGGTGAGGCCGACGGTGGTCCGGGTCAGGTCACGATCAAGCGTAAGTCGGTCAGCGAACTGCGGGTCCCAGCGGCCGCGCCACCACGTGGCAACACACTGAATTCGCGTCCCATGCCGACCGCGCGTGGCGGCAAGACGGTGAGCGTCGAGGTGCGGCGCAAGCGCACCTATGTCAAGCGCGCCGACGAGCCGGCAACCGGTGCTGAGCCGACTCCGAAGCGGTCATCCAATGACCGTGCTCGCACCGGACGCGAGCGTGCGGCGGCCACCAGTGCCGTGATCGATGAGGCGCGCCGTCGTGCCGCACTGGAGGCGATGCGTGCCGAGCAGGAGGCGCGTCGTCTCGCCGAGCTGGAGGAGCAGGGGCGTCGTGCCCGCGAGGAAGAGGCGCGCCTGGCGGAAGAGCGCCGACAGGCCGCCGAGGCACGCCGTCGCGCCGAGGCCGAAGAAGAGGCACGCCTGCGCGCCGAGCGCGAGGCCGCCGATCGTCAGGCGCTCGAACTGAGCCATGAGGCCGTGATCGAGCCGATGGTTGAGGCCGATGATCCCGAGACCGAGAGGCGCGTGCGTCGCACCGAGACCGTCAAGCCGAAAAAGGCTGCGAAGAAGGCGGCTGAACCGATTGAGAGAGACAGGGAAAAAGACCGTCCGGCCAAGAAGATCATCCGCCGGGAGGTGGCGCCTGTGCGTGTCCGCGATATCGCGGTTGCCGCGCGCGGGGATTATGAGGATCTCGAGAGCCCTGGCAGCCACGGTCCGCGTCGGCGCAAAAAGCCCGCCAAGCCCCAGCTTCAGGACAAACATGCCTTCCAAAAACCCACGGCACCGGTGGTGCGCGAGGTCGAGATCCCCGAAACCATCACGGTCGCCGAGCTGGCCAATCGCATGTCGGTCAAGGCGTCCGCGGTGGTCAAGGAGTTGTTCAAACAAGGCATGATGGTCACCATCAATCAGAACCTCGATCGCGACACTGCGATCCTGGTGGTCGAGGAGATGGGCCACAAGGCCATCGTCGCCGACGAGCGCGACGCCGAGGGCGCGCTGCTCGATGAGATGCAGGAACAGGAGGGCCAGTTCGAGGCCCTGCCGCGTCCACCCGTGGTCACCATCATGGGCCATGTCGACCACGGCAAGACCTCGCTGCTCGATTACATTCGCCGCACCCGTGTGGCCTCGGGTGAGGCCGGCGGCATCACCCAGCACATCGGCGCCTATCATGTCGAGACCCCCAAGGGGACGGTCACCTTCCTCGACACGCCCGGTCATGCCGCCTTCTCGGCCATGCGGGCCCGGGGCGCCAAGGTGACGGACATCGTCGTCCTGGTCGTCGCGGCGGATGACGGCGTCATGCCACAGACGGTCGAGGCGATCCAGCATGCGCGCGCCGCGGGTGTGCCGCTGATCGTGGCCATCAACAAGATGGACAAACCCGAGGCCAATCCGGATCGGGTGATGCAGGAGCTTGCCCAGCATGAGGTGCTGGTCGAGGACTGGGGCGGCGACACCATGATGGTCAGGGTCTCGGCCAAGACCGGCACCGGCATCGACGAGCTGCTCGACGCCATCCTGCTCCAGGCCGAGGTGCTCGAACTCAAGGCGCCGGTCGAGGGCCCGGCGCGCGGTGCCATCATCGAGTCGAGTCTCGACAAGGGCCGCGGTCCAGTGGCCACAGTGCTGGTGCAGTCCGGTACGCTCAAGCGTGGCGACATCATCGTCTCCGGTGGCGAGTATGGCCGGGTGCGCGCCATGTTCAACGAGTCGGGTTCGCCGGTTGAGTCGGCTGGGCCCTCGATCCCGGTGCAGGTGCTGGGTCTGTCGGGCACGCCGAACGCGGGCGATGATGTCATCACGGTCAGTGACGAGCGTCGTGCGCGCGAGGTCGCCGAGCTCCGCGCCGCCCGCTCGCGTCAGAGCCGTTTCGACGAGCAGCGCGGCATGAGCCTCGATCAGCTCTTCACCCAGTTCAAGGACGGCGAGCAAAAGACGGTCAACCTCATCCTCAAGGCCGATGTTCAGGGCAGCCTGGAGGCGCTGCGTGAGAGTCTGCTCAAGCTCAGCAATGACGAGGTCAAGGTTGCCATCGTCGCCTCGGGCGTGGGCGGGATCACCGAATCCGATGCCAACCTGGCCGTGACCTCCAACGCCATCCTGCTCGGCTTCAACGTCCGCGCCGATGCCGCCGCGCGCCGGGTGGTCGAAGAGAAGGGTCTGGATCTGCGCTATTACAGCGTCATCTACGAGCTGATCGATGCGGTGAAGCAGGCGATCTCGGGTCTCTTGAGCCCGATCGTCACCGAGGAGATCATCGGTTTGGCGGAGGTGCGCGACGTGTTCCGTTCCTCCAAGTTCGGGGCCATTGCCGGCTGCATGGTGGTCGAGGGCGTCATCAAACGCAACAACCCGATCCGCGTGCTGCGCAACAACGTCGTGATCTACGAGGGTTCGCTCGAGTCGCTGCGACGCTTCAAGGACGATGTCTCCGAGGTCAAGCACGGCCTCGAGTGCGGGATCGGTGTGAAGAACTACAACGACGTGCAGCCCGGCGACCAGATCGAGGTCTTTGAGCGCACCGAGAAGGCCCGCCTCCTGTGA
- a CDS encoding cupin domain-containing protein, producing the protein MGKTTSTYWNPLDPANRNQWKPIKGLENIAEELTLSIDAATGEYTRLTRFHPGADTTPFGGKSHPYPEEVFIVSGRLYDHAFNKWLEPGDYASRPPGEIHGPFKTDVGCIVLELSFPNRAIA; encoded by the coding sequence ATGGGAAAAACAACGTCCACATATTGGAACCCGCTGGATCCAGCTAATCGAAATCAATGGAAACCGATCAAGGGCCTTGAGAATATTGCCGAAGAGCTCACTCTCAGCATTGATGCAGCGACAGGTGAATATACCCGTCTCACACGGTTTCATCCTGGCGCAGACACGACCCCTTTTGGTGGAAAAAGCCACCCATATCCAGAAGAGGTTTTCATTGTTAGCGGTCGTCTCTATGATCACGCCTTTAATAAGTGGCTGGAGCCTGGAGACTATGCGAGCAGGCCTCCCGGAGAGATTCATGGGCCATTTAAAACAGACGTTGGGTGTATCGTATTAGAATTATCCTTTCCAAACCGAGCGATTGCATAG
- a CDS encoding energy-coupling factor ABC transporter ATP-binding protein — MPLIELQRVGFDYHDRRVLHELDFRLEPGERVALIGANGAGKTTLLHLLVGLKRPSSGRILAFGRERTHERDFHEVRTRVGLLFQDSDDQLFCPTVLEDVAFGPLNLGRSPEQARTDALETLDHLGLADFAERITYRLSAGEKRLVALATVLAMHPEVLLLDEPTTGLDEATAERLIAHLEGLKQAMILVSHDWAFLARLATRAVRLVAGRLVEAILHSHTHAHRHDHLHPHSADELIGPHTDLEYQHPH; from the coding sequence ATGCCCCTGATCGAGCTGCAACGAGTCGGCTTCGACTATCACGACCGCCGTGTCCTGCACGAACTGGACTTCAGACTCGAACCAGGCGAGCGGGTCGCCCTGATCGGGGCCAATGGGGCCGGCAAGACGACCCTTTTGCACCTGCTGGTCGGACTCAAACGCCCTAGTTCGGGCCGAATCCTCGCCTTCGGGCGCGAACGCACGCATGAGCGCGACTTCCATGAGGTCCGGACGCGGGTCGGTCTGCTGTTCCAGGACTCGGACGATCAGCTCTTCTGCCCGACGGTGCTGGAGGATGTCGCCTTCGGTCCCTTGAATCTGGGGCGTTCGCCTGAACAGGCGCGCACCGATGCCCTGGAGACGCTCGATCATCTGGGACTCGCCGACTTCGCTGAGCGCATTACCTACCGGTTGTCGGCGGGCGAGAAGCGGCTGGTCGCGCTCGCGACCGTGCTGGCGATGCACCCCGAGGTCCTGCTGCTCGACGAACCGACCACTGGCCTGGACGAGGCAACCGCCGAGCGGCTGATCGCCCATCTAGAGGGGCTAAAACAGGCGATGATCCTGGTCTCGCACGACTGGGCGTTCCTGGCGCGGCTGGCGACCCGGGCGGTCCGGCTCGTCGCGGGTCGGCTTGTGGAGGCCATCCTGCACAGCCATACCCATGCCCATCGACACGATCATCTGCATCCGCACTCAGCGGACGAACTGATCGGACCGCACACCGACCTGGAATACCAACATCCACATTGA
- the rbfA gene encoding 30S ribosome-binding factor RbfA has translation MSEREFDRTERIGAEMKRILAVLLRDQVKDPRLADITVHEVRVTRDLAHAKVYFTCFPFDADAEAQERLLNTRLAGFLRHALAQEMRLRVMPQLHFVHDESIARGQHLADLIDQAVAKDRSLTEGGH, from the coding sequence GTGAGCGAACGCGAATTCGATCGTACCGAGCGCATCGGTGCCGAGATGAAGCGCATCCTGGCGGTATTGCTACGGGATCAGGTCAAGGATCCGCGTCTAGCCGACATCACGGTGCATGAGGTGCGGGTGACGCGCGACCTCGCCCACGCCAAGGTCTATTTCACCTGCTTTCCGTTCGATGCGGATGCCGAGGCGCAGGAGCGGCTGCTCAACACCCGGCTTGCCGGCTTCTTGCGCCATGCGCTGGCCCAGGAGATGCGGCTGCGGGTCATGCCGCAGCTGCACTTTGTGCACGATGAATCCATCGCTCGGGGCCAGCATCTAGCGGACCTGATCGATCAGGCCGTGGCCAAGGATCGGTCCTTGACCGAAGGGGGGCACTGA
- the pnp gene encoding polyribonucleotide nucleotidyltransferase: protein MPTPIVKEFQFGKQTVRLETGEVARQADGAVMVNMDDTVVLVTVVVDKRPGAERDFLPLTVEYQEKTYAAGRIPGGFFRREGRPSEGEILTARLIDRPIRPLFAEGFCNEVQIIATVKSLNPAVNPEVPAMLGASAALMLSGVPFKGPIGAARVGYKNGEYILNPSVIGLGPDSDLDLVVAGTDKAVLMVESEARGLSEEVMLGAVLFGHEQMQVAIQAIRELAAEAGKPPMDWTPHVIDLALTEQVRAVGGESIAAAYRIKEKQARYAALDSARAAIVEQLCSGEAPAWTEAQVRAAIEALESSTVRESILAGNPRIDGRDTKTVRPISIRTGVLPRTHGSALFTRGETQAMVITTLGTERDSQIIDALEGERREHFMLHYNFPPFCVGEIGRVGSPKRREIGHGRLAKRGVLAVMPSIEEFPYSVRVVSEITESNGSSSMASVCGTSLALMDAGVPIKAPVAGVAMGLIKEGERFAVLTDIMGDEDHLGDMDFKVAGTAEGINALQMDIKIEGITKEIMEIALAQAKEARLHILAEMNKVMPSHRPEMSEHAPRIIEFKIHPEKIRDVIGKGGSVIRAITEETGATIDINDDGVVKIFSVVKSAGEEAKRRIQLITADVEVGKVYEGRVARLMDFGAFVTILPGRDGLVHISQICEERVQSVSDKLKEGDLVRVKVLEVDKQGRIRLSMKAVEPGE, encoded by the coding sequence ATTCCCACCCCTATCGTTAAAGAGTTCCAATTCGGCAAACAGACCGTCAGGCTGGAAACCGGCGAGGTCGCGCGCCAGGCCGATGGTGCCGTCATGGTCAACATGGACGACACCGTGGTCCTCGTGACGGTCGTGGTCGACAAGCGTCCGGGCGCGGAGCGCGACTTCCTGCCCCTGACGGTCGAGTATCAGGAAAAGACCTATGCCGCCGGGCGCATCCCCGGCGGCTTTTTCCGGCGCGAGGGCCGTCCGAGCGAGGGTGAGATCCTGACCGCGCGTCTGATCGACCGTCCGATCCGCCCATTGTTCGCCGAGGGTTTCTGCAACGAGGTGCAGATCATCGCGACCGTCAAGTCGCTGAACCCGGCGGTCAATCCCGAGGTACCGGCCATGCTTGGTGCCTCAGCGGCGCTGATGCTCTCCGGCGTACCCTTCAAGGGTCCGATCGGCGCCGCGCGCGTCGGTTACAAGAACGGTGAATATATCCTCAACCCATCCGTGATCGGACTCGGACCGGACTCGGACCTGGATCTAGTGGTGGCCGGGACGGATAAAGCCGTGCTCATGGTCGAGTCCGAGGCACGCGGGCTGTCTGAGGAGGTCATGCTTGGCGCGGTGCTGTTCGGGCATGAGCAGATGCAGGTCGCGATCCAGGCCATCCGCGAGCTGGCCGCCGAGGCTGGCAAGCCACCAATGGACTGGACGCCGCACGTCATCGATCTGGCGCTGACCGAGCAGGTTCGCGCGGTCGGCGGCGAGTCGATCGCCGCTGCCTATCGCATCAAGGAAAAGCAGGCGCGTTATGCCGCCCTCGACAGTGCACGCGCCGCCATTGTCGAGCAACTATGCAGCGGCGAGGCCCCGGCCTGGACCGAGGCCCAGGTCAGGGCCGCCATCGAGGCGCTGGAGTCGAGCACGGTGCGCGAGTCGATCCTGGCCGGCAACCCGCGCATCGATGGACGCGACACCAAGACCGTGCGTCCGATCAGCATCCGGACCGGTGTCCTACCACGCACCCATGGCTCGGCATTGTTCACGCGCGGCGAGACCCAGGCGATGGTCATCACCACCCTCGGCACCGAGCGCGATTCGCAGATCATCGATGCACTGGAGGGCGAGCGGCGCGAGCACTTCATGCTGCACTACAACTTCCCGCCTTTCTGTGTCGGCGAGATCGGGCGGGTCGGCAGTCCCAAGCGCCGTGAGATCGGTCATGGGCGTCTGGCCAAGCGCGGGGTGCTGGCGGTGATGCCGAGCATCGAGGAGTTCCCCTATTCGGTGCGCGTGGTCTCGGAGATCACCGAGTCCAATGGGTCCAGCTCGATGGCCAGCGTCTGCGGAACCAGTCTGGCCCTGATGGATGCTGGTGTGCCGATCAAGGCACCGGTTGCGGGTGTGGCTATGGGTCTGATCAAGGAAGGCGAGCGCTTTGCCGTCCTCACCGACATCATGGGCGACGAAGACCACCTGGGCGACATGGACTTCAAGGTTGCGGGGACGGCTGAGGGCATCAATGCGCTCCAGATGGACATCAAGATCGAGGGGATCACCAAGGAGATCATGGAGATCGCGCTCGCACAGGCGAAGGAGGCACGCCTGCATATCCTCGCCGAGATGAACAAGGTGATGCCCTCCCACCGGCCCGAGATGTCCGAACATGCCCCGCGCATCATCGAGTTCAAGATCCATCCCGAGAAGATCCGTGACGTCATCGGCAAGGGCGGGTCGGTCATCCGGGCCATCACCGAGGAGACGGGCGCCACCATCGACATCAATGACGATGGCGTGGTCAAGATCTTTTCCGTGGTCAAGTCCGCCGGCGAGGAGGCCAAGCGTCGCATCCAGCTCATCACTGCAGATGTCGAGGTGGGCAAGGTCTACGAGGGCCGGGTCGCGCGTTTGATGGATTTCGGCGCCTTCGTCACCATCCTGCCCGGACGTGATGGCCTGGTTCACATCTCGCAGATCTGCGAGGAGCGGGTGCAGTCCGTCAGCGACAAGCTCAAGGAAGGCGACCTGGTGCGCGTCAAGGTGCTGGAGGTCGACAAGCAGGGCCGCATCCGGCTGAGTATGAAGGCGGTCGAGCCGGGCGAATAA
- a CDS encoding DUF2726 domain-containing protein: MSTIILLLVVVIVVVAVLAALKAKSRGGDTEEVWPFYAKKPLSQPEQVLYFRLVQALPEHIVLSQVQLSRLLGVKKGNNYQAWFNRINRMSADFVVCNKDSSIVSVIELDDATHQKEDRQAADAKKDKALRSAGIRIVRWQAKAIPDIATIQSTIMPNTALQRDAPQAACP, translated from the coding sequence ATGAGCACAATTATTTTGCTGTTAGTCGTTGTCATTGTTGTTGTCGCAGTTCTGGCAGCACTCAAAGCCAAATCCCGAGGCGGTGACACTGAGGAGGTTTGGCCTTTCTACGCCAAGAAACCGCTTTCCCAGCCAGAGCAGGTACTTTACTTTCGCCTCGTTCAGGCATTGCCTGAGCATATCGTCCTTTCCCAAGTACAGCTGTCCCGCTTGCTCGGAGTCAAGAAAGGCAATAACTATCAGGCATGGTTCAATCGCATCAACCGGATGAGTGCTGACTTCGTGGTGTGCAACAAAGACTCAAGCATTGTCTCCGTCATCGAGCTTGATGACGCGACACACCAAAAAGAGGATCGTCAGGCGGCAGACGCGAAAAAAGATAAAGCCCTTAGATCGGCAGGCATCCGCATAGTACGTTGGCAGGCAAAAGCAATTCCCGATATTGCCACTATCCAATCAACCATCATGCCTAACACTGCGCTCCAGCGGGACGCGCCGCAAGCGGCGTGCCCATGA
- the rpsO gene encoding 30S ribosomal protein S15 codes for MTMTAADKKKIVDEYARGERDTGSPEVQVALLTARIQQLTEHFKVHTHDHHSRRGLVRMVNARRKLLDYLKRKDLDRYRDLIARLGLRR; via the coding sequence ATGACAATGACCGCCGCCGACAAGAAAAAGATTGTCGATGAATACGCGCGCGGCGAGCGCGACACCGGTTCGCCCGAGGTGCAGGTTGCACTGCTGACCGCGCGCATCCAGCAGCTGACCGAGCATTTTAAGGTGCACACCCATGATCATCACTCGCGCCGTGGCCTGGTGCGCATGGTCAACGCACGGCGTAAACTGCTCGACTATCTCAAGCGCAAGGACCTGGATCGCTATCGTGACCTGATCGCGCGCCTAGGTCTGCGTCGTTAA
- the nikR gene encoding nickel-responsive transcriptional regulator NikR, with protein MTSPDSTIRFTVSLPKTLLDELDQRVVNRGYASRSELVRDLIRERIVEETWERGDAEVAGVLTIVYDHHQRELTRQILDIQHHQYVHVIATTHVHLDHHNCLETIILRGMPAEIERLSLEIGGLRGVRFAELTRTSKVEH; from the coding sequence ATGACAAGTCCCGATTCGACCATCCGCTTCACCGTCTCGCTCCCCAAGACGCTGCTCGACGAGCTCGATCAGCGTGTAGTCAATAGGGGCTATGCCTCGCGCTCCGAGTTGGTGCGCGATCTGATCCGGGAACGGATCGTCGAGGAGACCTGGGAGCGCGGTGACGCCGAGGTCGCTGGGGTGCTGACCATCGTCTACGACCACCATCAACGAGAGCTGACCCGGCAGATCCTAGACATCCAGCACCATCAGTACGTCCATGTGATCGCCACGACCCATGTCCATCTGGATCATCACAACTGTCTAGAGACCATCATCCTCCGCGGGATGCCGGCTGAGATCGAACGGCTCAGTCTGGAGATCGGCGGACTCCGCGGCGTGCGCTTTGCTGAATTGACGCGCACATCCAAGGTCGAGCATTAA
- the truB gene encoding tRNA pseudouridine(55) synthase TruB: MGRRRHWGRPVSGILLLDKPLGLSSNEALQRVKRYYRAAKAGHTGSLDPLATGLLPCCLGDSTKFSAFLLDADKRYCVRVRLGETTATGDAEGEVLERAPVAGVTEELLQTVLRRFLGPIDQRPPMYSAVKHQGRRLYDLARQGLEVERQPRRVEIHALDLRSMALPEIELEVHCSKGTYVRALAEDIGRALGCGAHVSALRRTGVGPYVEPEVSFVTGERIATLAEAEDFAALDALLLPLDSALGHCPALKLSAGAAFYLRQGQAVLVPQAPTAGLVRLYDPSARFLGVGEILEDGKVQPKRVI, from the coding sequence ATGGGACGCCGCCGTCATTGGGGACGCCCCGTGAGCGGGATCCTGCTCTTGGACAAGCCGCTTGGACTGTCCTCGAACGAGGCCCTGCAACGGGTCAAGCGTTATTATCGTGCCGCCAAGGCCGGGCATACCGGGAGTCTGGATCCACTGGCGACTGGGCTTCTTCCCTGTTGTCTGGGTGACTCGACCAAGTTTTCGGCCTTTCTACTGGATGCCGACAAGCGCTATTGCGTGCGGGTGCGTCTGGGCGAGACCACGGCGACCGGCGATGCTGAGGGCGAGGTGTTGGAGCGGGCGCCGGTCGCGGGCGTGACCGAGGAACTTTTGCAGACGGTCCTGCGCCGTTTTCTTGGCCCCATCGATCAGCGTCCACCCATGTATTCGGCGGTCAAGCACCAGGGGCGGCGGCTCTATGATCTGGCGCGCCAGGGTCTGGAGGTCGAGCGTCAACCGCGTCGTGTCGAGATCCATGCGCTTGACCTGCGCTCGATGGCGTTGCCCGAGATCGAGCTTGAGGTGCATTGTTCCAAGGGGACCTATGTCCGTGCCCTGGCCGAGGACATCGGACGCGCGCTCGGGTGCGGTGCCCATGTAAGCGCCCTGCGCCGGACCGGCGTTGGTCCCTATGTCGAGCCAGAGGTGAGCTTCGTCACCGGTGAACGGATCGCCACACTGGCCGAGGCCGAGGATTTCGCCGCGCTCGACGCCTTGCTGCTACCGCTCGATAGTGCGCTCGGGCATTGTCCGGCGCTGAAGCTCTCGGCTGGTGCCGCCTTCTATCTCAGGCAGGGGCAGGCCGTGCTGGTTCCCCAGGCGCCGACCGCGGGATTGGTCCGGCTCTACGACCCTTCAGCGCGTTTCCTGGGGGTCGGCGAGATCCTCGAAGACGGCAAGGTCCAGCCCAAGCGAGTGATTTGA
- a CDS encoding ATP-binding protein, producing the protein MSTPDPTLIGRVIDIQAGRLIATLLPVEDGFPATKTLEDETLPIGQLGSLVEVRDRAGHILAEITRCHEEVVGTRTVQGEANTSPRQVRVRERRLELTALGEINSKDRLEPGVSRYPVLGASVHLIPTARLAVLLARPTQVALELGRLSVRSALKASLEPTALFGRHLAILGQSGSGKSWTLSSLMQRVVKTMPHSHLILLDLHGEYSWKGSDGATEGIFPPGTARYLDARELEIPYWLLTYAELVDLFIDRSDANASVQIAFLRETLYALRKQSNQHAGIDRLSVDSPVYFPIDELYQRFKKANEEKLEFGKVKGPLFGAFDDFLVRFLALYNDGRYDFFMHPRKHRSSASLEGLLRDFVGLGEPKRQVTVIDLSPVPVDLRPVISAQIGRLAYEFNYWNPRRHEFPLVLVCEEAHQYIPRESDTRFVGTRRAMERIAKEGRKYGVTLCIVSQRPTELSETVLAQCGNYLCLRISNADDQEYVRRLLPEGAKNLADRLASLRRGEVLAVGDALQLPTRIQVDPPDPPPASADAPFSQSWMRGPDDLDVNGIVDHWWRQVR; encoded by the coding sequence ATGTCCACGCCAGATCCAACGCTCATCGGCCGCGTCATCGACATCCAAGCCGGACGCCTGATCGCCACGCTCTTGCCCGTCGAGGATGGCTTCCCCGCGACCAAGACACTGGAAGACGAAACGCTCCCGATCGGCCAGTTGGGCAGTCTAGTGGAGGTCCGGGATCGCGCCGGACACATCCTCGCCGAGATCACCCGCTGCCATGAAGAGGTCGTCGGCACCCGCACCGTCCAGGGCGAGGCCAATACGAGCCCACGCCAGGTCAGGGTGCGCGAGCGGCGGCTAGAGCTGACCGCGCTTGGTGAGATCAACAGCAAGGATCGGCTCGAGCCCGGCGTGAGCCGCTATCCGGTGCTCGGCGCGAGCGTGCACCTGATTCCCACTGCGCGTCTGGCGGTGCTGCTGGCACGTCCGACCCAGGTCGCGCTAGAACTGGGGCGGCTGTCGGTGCGTTCTGCGCTCAAGGCCAGCCTAGAGCCAACGGCCCTGTTCGGGCGCCACCTGGCCATCCTCGGTCAGTCGGGATCGGGTAAATCCTGGACGCTCTCCAGTCTGATGCAGCGCGTGGTCAAGACCATGCCGCATTCGCACCTCATCCTGCTCGACCTGCACGGCGAATACAGCTGGAAGGGTTCCGATGGCGCGACTGAGGGCATCTTTCCGCCCGGCACGGCACGCTATCTCGACGCGCGCGAATTGGAGATCCCCTATTGGCTGCTGACCTATGCGGAACTGGTCGATCTCTTCATCGACCGCTCGGATGCCAATGCCTCGGTCCAGATCGCCTTTCTGCGCGAGACCCTCTATGCCCTGCGCAAGCAGTCCAACCAGCACGCCGGGATCGATCGGCTCTCGGTCGACTCGCCGGTCTACTTTCCGATCGACGAGCTCTATCAGCGCTTCAAGAAGGCCAATGAGGAAAAGCTCGAATTCGGTAAGGTCAAGGGGCCACTGTTCGGGGCCTTCGATGACTTTTTGGTGCGCTTCCTTGCGCTCTACAACGACGGGCGCTACGACTTCTTCATGCACCCGCGCAAGCACCGTAGTTCGGCCAGTCTGGAGGGGTTACTGCGCGACTTCGTCGGGTTGGGCGAGCCCAAGCGTCAGGTGACCGTGATCGATCTCAGCCCCGTGCCTGTCGATCTACGCCCGGTTATCTCGGCGCAGATCGGTCGGCTCGCCTATGAATTCAATTACTGGAATCCGCGTCGGCACGAGTTTCCGCTGGTGTTGGTCTGCGAGGAGGCACATCAATACATCCCGCGCGAGTCCGACACCCGCTTCGTTGGGACCAGACGCGCGATGGAACGGATCGCCAAAGAGGGACGCAAATATGGCGTCACGCTCTGTATCGTCAGCCAGCGTCCGACCGAGCTCTCGGAGACCGTGTTGGCCCAATGCGGCAACTATCTCTGTCTGCGCATCTCCAACGCCGACGACCAAGAATATGTGCGCCGGCTGCTGCCCGAGGGGGCCAAGAATCTGGCCGACCGGCTCGCCTCGCTGCGTCGGGGCGAGGTCTTGGCCGTGGGTGATGCCCTGCAGCTGCCCACGCGCATCCAGGTCGATCCACCCGATCCGCCGCCGGCGAGCGCTGACGCGCCCTTCTCGCAGAGCTGGATGCGGGGTCCAGATGATTTGGACGTCAATGGGATCGTCGACCACTGGTGGCGTCAGGTGCGCTGA